The following coding sequences are from one Mycoplasma mycoides subsp. capri window:
- a CDS encoding Nif3-like dinuclear metal center hexameric protein — translation MLLDNIISYLNQLFNPKKASNWDHVGFQFDYKKLNNINISKVLVCLDLTNDCLEFAISNQIQLIITRHPFIFNELKLEKKNPNKKQIIKKLNKHKILVFSIHTNYDSSIKQNLLEILNKKLKINSFKKYGKDKESNLFYLDQKISVNDLINDLKEIFNLNQIRLNSNISLDTKIKDFYLTSGSGASTMIENMLKDCTFITGEVKWDQWIYANSNNVNLIEIGHYAENHFIDDLKNKLEIKFKDIKIFSYDIKNQFIEK, via the coding sequence ATGTTATTAGATAATATAATTAGTTATTTAAATCAATTATTTAACCCTAAAAAAGCAAGTAATTGAGATCATGTTGGTTTTCAATTTGATTATAAAAAATTAAATAATATAAATATTTCTAAAGTTTTAGTTTGTTTAGATCTAACTAATGATTGTTTAGAATTTGCTATTAGTAATCAAATTCAATTAATTATTACAAGACATCCTTTTATTTTTAATGAATTAAAACTAGAAAAGAAAAATCCTAATAAAAAACAAATAATTAAAAAATTAAATAAACATAAAATATTAGTTTTTTCAATTCATACAAATTATGATTCTAGTATTAAACAAAATCTATTAGAAATTTTGAATAAGAAATTAAAAATTAATTCTTTTAAAAAATATGGTAAAGACAAAGAATCAAATTTATTTTATTTAGATCAAAAAATCAGTGTAAATGATTTAATAAATGATCTTAAAGAAATTTTTAATTTAAATCAAATTAGGTTAAATTCAAATATTAGCTTAGATACTAAAATTAAAGATTTTTATTTAACTAGTGGTTCTGGAGCTAGTACAATGATTGAAAATATGTTAAAAGATTGTACTTTTATAACTGGTGAAGTTAAATGAGATCAATGAATTTATGCAAATAGTAATAATGTTAATTTAATAGAAATTGGACATTATGCTGAAAATCATTTTATAGATGATCTTAAAAATAAATTAGAAATTAAATTTAAAGATATAAAAATATTTAGTTATGATATTAAAAATCAATTTATAGAAAAATAG
- a CDS encoding DEAD/DEAH box helicase, with the protein MKFTDFGFKKYINDTLDQIEFIAPTSIQQKVIPLLKKYQNVIALAHTGTGKTHSFLLPILNNLKLEENNNYVQAVIISPTRELSLQIYQNTKLFLKNNPLINCNLFIGGEDISKNIEQLEKKQPHIVIGTPTRLKELYDLNKLRLTTTSYFIIDECDMIFDLGFIEDVDYLISKINQDVTIGIFSATISQQLSVFCKKYIKNAHFIDDSQNKISTSNVKHILIDTKNKELEQSLIQIINSINPFLCIIFVNQKDEISKIVEILHKNNIKQVAELHGNLQPRLRLSMLKKIQNNEFKYLVATDVASRGVDIKGVSHIISINLPSDLTYYIHRSGRTGRNNSTGYSYIIYNLKNKTQIEELIKKGIEFETKKLIDNQLVDIKTNYKKVKVFKELDAESKQVINKYKNKKVKPNYKKKRKQELDKIKQKIRRKHIKENIEKIKKAKYQKRRAELFD; encoded by the coding sequence ATGAAATTTACTGATTTTGGTTTTAAAAAGTATATTAATGATACTTTAGATCAAATTGAATTTATAGCTCCTACTTCAATTCAACAAAAAGTAATTCCTTTATTAAAAAAATACCAAAATGTTATTGCTTTAGCACATACTGGAACAGGTAAAACTCACAGTTTTTTATTACCTATTTTAAATAACTTAAAATTAGAAGAAAATAATAATTACGTTCAAGCAGTAATTATTAGTCCAACTAGAGAGTTAAGTTTACAAATTTATCAAAACACTAAACTATTTTTAAAAAATAATCCTTTAATTAATTGTAATTTATTTATTGGTGGAGAAGATATTAGTAAAAATATTGAGCAACTAGAAAAAAAACAACCACATATTGTAATTGGAACACCAACTAGATTAAAAGAACTTTATGATTTAAATAAACTAAGACTAACAACTACAAGTTATTTTATTATTGATGAATGTGATATGATTTTTGATCTAGGTTTTATTGAAGATGTTGATTATTTAATTTCTAAAATTAATCAAGATGTTACAATTGGAATATTTAGTGCAACTATTTCTCAACAACTTAGTGTATTTTGTAAAAAATATATTAAAAATGCTCATTTTATTGATGATAGTCAAAATAAAATTTCAACAAGTAATGTTAAACATATTTTAATTGATACTAAAAACAAAGAACTAGAGCAAAGTTTAATACAAATTATTAATTCAATTAATCCTTTTTTATGTATTATTTTTGTTAACCAAAAAGATGAAATTAGTAAAATAGTTGAAATTTTACATAAAAATAATATTAAACAAGTTGCTGAATTACATGGTAATCTACAACCAAGATTAAGATTATCGATGTTAAAAAAAATTCAAAATAATGAATTTAAATATTTAGTTGCAACCGATGTTGCTTCTAGAGGTGTTGATATTAAAGGTGTAAGTCATATTATTTCAATTAATTTACCAAGTGATTTAACTTATTATATACATAGATCTGGAAGAACTGGAAGAAATAATTCAACTGGATATAGTTATATAATTTATAATTTAAAAAATAAAACTCAAATTGAAGAACTAATTAAAAAAGGGATTGAATTTGAAACTAAAAAACTTATTGATAACCAATTAGTTGACATAAAAACTAATTATAAAAAAGTTAAAGTTTTTAAAGAATTAGATGCTGAATCAAAACAAGTTATAAATAAATATAAAAATAAAAAAGTAAAACCAAATTATAAGAAAAAAAGAAAACAAGAACTAGATAAAATCAAACAAAAAATAAGAAGAAAACACATTAAAGAAAATATTGAAAAAATTAAAAAAGCAAAATATCAAAAAAGAAGAGCAGAACTATTTGATTAA